From a region of the Pectobacterium aquaticum genome:
- a CDS encoding glycerate kinase — MKIVIAPDSYKESLSAQEVATQIEKGFREIFPDACYVKLPVADGGEGTVEAMVAATDGKIVNVKVTGPLGDNIDAFFGLSGDEKTAFIEMAAASGLERVPSQLRNPLKTTSYGTGELIRCALDHGVRHCIIGIGGSATNDGGSGMVQALGAKLLDKQGEQIGFGGGELDKLARIDISELDERIKNCRFEVACDVTNPLTGKQGASAIFGPQKGATPEMIEQLDNGLKHYAAVIRHDLDMDVEHVPGAGAAGGMGAALQAFCGAELRQGIEIVTEALGLDELVRDATLVITGEGRIDSQTIHGKVPIGVARIAKQYNKPVIGIAGSLTADVGVVHEHGLDAVFSVLYNICSLEEALDNAAENVRMTARNIAATIRLAQSVSR; from the coding sequence ATGAAAATAGTGATCGCACCGGATTCTTATAAAGAGAGCCTGTCTGCTCAAGAGGTTGCTACGCAGATTGAAAAGGGATTTCGTGAAATATTTCCCGATGCCTGCTATGTCAAATTGCCTGTTGCAGATGGTGGGGAAGGCACCGTTGAAGCCATGGTCGCTGCGACCGATGGCAAGATTGTGAATGTTAAGGTGACAGGACCGTTAGGCGATAACATCGATGCGTTCTTTGGCCTGTCTGGAGATGAAAAAACGGCTTTTATTGAGATGGCGGCGGCGAGTGGTCTGGAACGTGTGCCTTCGCAACTGCGTAATCCGTTGAAAACCACCAGCTATGGCACAGGCGAGTTGATTCGCTGCGCGTTAGATCACGGTGTTCGGCACTGCATCATCGGGATTGGCGGGAGCGCAACCAATGACGGCGGGTCGGGCATGGTGCAGGCGCTGGGCGCGAAGTTGTTGGATAAGCAGGGCGAACAGATCGGTTTTGGCGGGGGTGAACTCGACAAACTTGCTCGCATTGATATCAGCGAGCTGGATGAGCGTATTAAAAATTGTCGCTTTGAAGTGGCCTGTGATGTGACCAACCCGTTGACGGGGAAACAGGGTGCGTCGGCGATTTTTGGCCCCCAGAAAGGGGCAACGCCGGAGATGATTGAACAGCTGGATAATGGGCTGAAGCATTATGCGGCGGTGATTCGCCACGATCTGGACATGGACGTGGAACATGTTCCCGGTGCGGGGGCGGCGGGCGGTATGGGGGCGGCGCTACAGGCTTTTTGCGGCGCTGAGCTACGTCAGGGCATTGAAATTGTCACGGAAGCGTTGGGGCTTGATGAACTGGTACGAGATGCCACGCTGGTGATTACCGGGGAAGGGCGCATCGACAGCCAGACGATCCACGGCAAAGTACCGATTGGTGTGGCGCGGATTGCCAAACAGTATAATAAACCGGTGATTGGCATTGCTGGCAGCCTGACGGCAGATGTCGGCGTGGTACATGAACATGGTCTGGATGCCGTATTCAGCGTGCTTTACAACATCTGCTCACTCGAAGAAGCGCTGGATAATGCGGCAGAGAATGTACGGATGACGGCACGTAATATCGCGGCCACGATCCGACTAGCGCAGTCTGTGTCGCGATAA
- the mazG gene encoding nucleoside triphosphate pyrophosphohydrolase, whose product MTVPLTNVSSIERLLAIMKTLRDPENGCPWDKKQTFDTIAPYTLEETYEVLDAISRQDFDDLRGELGDLLFQVVFYAQMAQEKGLFDFSDVCNAISDKLERRHPHIFGDLTLTDSDAVLANWEQTKAQERAEKDRHSPLDDIPDALPALMKAQKIQQRCASVGFDWDSLGPVLDKVYEEIDEVMFEARQAVVDEEKLGEEIGDLLFATVNLSRHLGHKAENALQAANRKFTRRFRKVEQIVTASGKTLEQATLDEMEAAWQQVKKQEIDH is encoded by the coding sequence ATGACTGTACCTTTGACGAACGTATCCTCCATCGAGCGCCTGCTCGCCATCATGAAAACTCTGCGCGATCCTGAAAACGGCTGCCCGTGGGACAAGAAACAGACATTTGACACTATCGCGCCCTATACATTGGAAGAAACGTATGAAGTGCTGGATGCCATCAGCCGTCAGGATTTTGATGATTTGCGCGGTGAGTTAGGGGATTTGCTGTTTCAGGTGGTGTTTTACGCGCAGATGGCGCAGGAAAAGGGCCTGTTCGATTTCTCCGACGTGTGTAACGCCATCAGCGACAAATTGGAACGCCGCCACCCGCATATTTTCGGCGATCTGACGCTGACGGACAGCGATGCCGTGCTGGCAAACTGGGAGCAGACCAAAGCACAGGAGCGAGCGGAGAAAGATCGTCATTCACCGTTGGATGACATTCCTGATGCGCTGCCTGCCTTAATGAAAGCGCAAAAAATTCAGCAGCGTTGTGCCTCTGTTGGCTTCGATTGGGACAGTCTGGGTCCGGTGCTCGATAAAGTGTATGAAGAAATCGACGAGGTGATGTTTGAGGCGCGGCAAGCCGTTGTCGATGAAGAAAAATTAGGTGAAGAGATTGGTGATTTATTGTTCGCCACAGTCAATCTATCTCGTCACCTAGGGCACAAGGCCGAGAATGCGTTACAGGCGGCGAATCGTAAGTTTACGCGTCGTTTTCGTAAGGTAGAACAAATCGTTACGGCATCGGGAAAAACGCTGGAACAGGCGACGCTGGACGAAATGGAAGCGGCATGGCAGCAGGTGAAAAAACAGGAAATAGACCATTAA
- the rlmD gene encoding 23S rRNA (uracil(1939)-C(5))-methyltransferase RlmD, protein MAQFYSPNRRVTTRKAIPAKNLTVTVTSLDPFGQGVARHEGKTVFVTGVLPGEQAEVQLTEEKRQFSHAKLKRLLTPSPQRVAPPCPHFTRCGGCQQQHADIALQQSSKTAALMRLMTRETGVELSEASLIAGTPYAYRRRARLALYFQAKEQRLLMGYRQSNSHDLVDIKACPVLRPELEALLQPLRDCLSRLKAVKRLGHVELVQADNGPLLVLRHLDPLHSSDQQALRDFAQQQGVSVYLAPDADLLTCLQGEEPVYHVAGLTLAFSPRDFIQVNDAVNQQMVAQALAWLDVQPQDRILDLFCGMGNFTLPLAQHAASVVGVEGVTALVEKGRENARRNGLSNVTFFHQNLEDHVTQQPWAVQGFDKILLDPARAGAAGVMEQITRLAPKRVVYVSCNATTLARDSKVLLAAGFRLANVAMLDMFPHTGHLESMALFLHDTGTRKAQ, encoded by the coding sequence ATGGCGCAATTCTACTCTCCAAACCGGCGTGTGACGACCCGGAAAGCGATTCCTGCTAAGAACCTCACTGTTACGGTCACGTCGCTTGATCCGTTTGGGCAGGGGGTGGCGCGTCACGAAGGCAAGACGGTGTTTGTCACGGGGGTACTGCCGGGAGAGCAGGCCGAGGTCCAACTGACAGAAGAAAAGCGTCAGTTTTCGCATGCAAAACTTAAACGCCTTCTGACGCCTAGCCCGCAGCGCGTCGCACCGCCGTGTCCGCATTTTACCCGCTGTGGCGGCTGCCAGCAGCAGCACGCGGACATTGCGCTGCAACAGAGCAGCAAAACGGCTGCATTGATGCGTCTGATGACGCGGGAAACGGGCGTGGAGCTGTCTGAAGCCTCGCTGATTGCTGGCACACCTTATGCCTATCGGAGGCGCGCGCGGCTTGCGTTATACTTTCAGGCAAAAGAGCAGCGTCTGTTGATGGGCTATCGGCAGTCAAATTCTCACGATCTGGTGGATATCAAAGCCTGTCCGGTGTTGCGCCCCGAGCTTGAAGCATTGCTGCAACCGCTGCGCGACTGCCTGAGTCGATTAAAGGCGGTGAAGCGCCTTGGGCATGTAGAACTGGTGCAAGCGGATAACGGTCCGCTGCTGGTGCTGAGGCACCTTGATCCACTCCATTCATCGGATCAGCAGGCACTGCGTGATTTTGCGCAGCAGCAGGGCGTTTCGGTTTATCTGGCACCGGATGCCGATTTGCTGACGTGTCTACAGGGCGAAGAGCCGGTTTATCACGTTGCTGGGCTGACGCTGGCCTTTAGCCCGCGCGATTTTATTCAGGTTAATGACGCGGTGAACCAGCAGATGGTCGCGCAGGCGCTGGCATGGCTGGATGTGCAACCGCAGGATAGAATATTAGATCTGTTTTGTGGCATGGGTAACTTCACGCTGCCGCTGGCACAGCATGCCGCGAGCGTCGTCGGCGTTGAAGGGGTGACCGCGTTAGTCGAGAAAGGACGCGAAAATGCCCGACGCAATGGGTTGTCCAATGTCACATTTTTTCACCAAAATCTTGAAGATCATGTCACGCAGCAGCCGTGGGCGGTTCAGGGTTTTGATAAGATATTACTTGATCCGGCACGTGCGGGCGCGGCAGGCGTGATGGAGCAGATAACCAGACTGGCACCTAAACGGGTGGTGTATGTTTCCTGTAACGCCACGACGCTAGCGCGCGACAGCAAAGTCTTACTGGCTGCGGGTTTTAGACTGGCGAATGTCGCCATGTTGGATATGTTTCCACATACCGGTCACCTTGAATCGATGGCACTGTTTTTGCACGATACGGGCACGCGGAAGGCGCAATAA
- the relA gene encoding GTP diphosphokinase, which produces MVAVRSAHLNTEGEFVPDAWIASLGIASQQSCERLAETWRYCEQQTQDHADAPLLLWRGIEMVEILSTLSMDNDSMRAALLFPLADANVVDEATLEAAFGKNIVDLVHGVRDMDAIRQLKATQNDSGASEQVDNIRRMLLAMVEDFRCVVIKLAERIAHLREVKDAPEEERVLAAKECTNIYAPLANRLGIGQLKWELEDFCFRYLHPDEYKKIAKLLHERRIDRAQYIDDFVKTLRNAMKEEGVQAEIYGRPKHIYSIWRKMQKKALSFDELFDVRAVRIVVERLQDCYGALGIVHTHYRHLPDEFDDYVANPKPNGYQSIHTVVLGPGGKTLEIQIRTRQMHEDAELGVAAHWKYKEGTAVGGRSGYEGRIAWLRKLLAWQEEVADSNDVLDEVRSQVFDDRVYVFTPKGDVVDLPMGSTPLDFAYHIHSDIGHRCIGAKIGGRIVPFTYQLQMGDQIEIITQKQPNPSRDWLNPNLGYITTSRGRSKIQNWFRKQDRDKNILAGRQILDDELAHLGVSLKAAEKLLLPRYNVNSLDELLAAIGGGDVRLNQMVNFLQSQLKQPSAEELDREALRQLTQKSHQPVARNTKDNGRVVVEGVGNLMHHIARCCQPIPGDEITGFITRGRGISIHRADCEQLDELRASSPERIVDAVWGESYSSGYSLVVRVIANDRSGLLRDITTILANEKVNVLGVASRSDTKQQLATIDMDIEIYNLQVLSRILAKLNQLPDVIDARRQQGA; this is translated from the coding sequence ATGGTTGCGGTAAGAAGTGCGCATTTGAATACGGAAGGTGAGTTCGTCCCTGACGCGTGGATTGCTTCACTGGGTATTGCCAGTCAGCAATCGTGTGAACGTTTAGCCGAAACCTGGCGTTATTGTGAGCAGCAAACGCAAGATCACGCTGATGCGCCGCTACTGCTGTGGCGTGGCATCGAAATGGTGGAAATCCTTTCCACACTCAGCATGGATAATGACAGCATGCGCGCGGCGCTGCTTTTTCCGCTGGCCGATGCGAACGTGGTCGATGAGGCGACGCTAGAAGCCGCGTTTGGGAAAAACATCGTTGATTTGGTGCATGGCGTGCGCGATATGGATGCAATTCGCCAGCTCAAAGCGACGCAGAATGATTCCGGCGCGTCTGAGCAGGTCGATAACATCCGCCGCATGCTGCTGGCGATGGTGGAAGATTTCCGCTGCGTGGTGATCAAACTCGCGGAGCGGATCGCGCATCTGCGTGAAGTGAAGGATGCCCCGGAAGAAGAACGGGTGTTGGCAGCCAAAGAGTGTACCAATATCTATGCGCCGCTGGCTAACCGCCTGGGTATCGGCCAGTTGAAGTGGGAGCTGGAGGATTTCTGCTTCCGCTATCTGCATCCTGATGAATATAAAAAAATCGCCAAGCTGCTGCACGAACGCCGTATCGATCGCGCGCAGTACATTGACGATTTTGTCAAAACGCTGCGCAACGCGATGAAAGAAGAGGGCGTGCAGGCGGAGATCTATGGTCGTCCCAAGCATATCTACAGCATCTGGCGCAAGATGCAGAAGAAGGCGCTGTCGTTCGATGAGCTGTTCGATGTGCGCGCAGTGCGCATTGTCGTTGAACGCTTGCAGGATTGCTACGGCGCGCTCGGTATTGTGCATACCCATTATCGCCATCTGCCGGACGAGTTTGACGACTACGTCGCTAACCCCAAACCAAACGGTTATCAGTCCATCCACACGGTGGTGCTAGGGCCGGGCGGTAAGACGCTTGAAATTCAGATTCGCACGCGTCAGATGCATGAAGATGCTGAACTGGGCGTGGCGGCACACTGGAAATACAAAGAAGGCACGGCTGTCGGCGGGCGTTCCGGCTACGAAGGCCGCATTGCCTGGCTGCGTAAACTGCTTGCCTGGCAGGAAGAAGTGGCGGATTCGAATGACGTACTGGACGAAGTTCGCAGTCAGGTGTTTGACGACCGGGTTTATGTCTTTACGCCGAAAGGCGATGTGGTGGATCTCCCCATGGGCTCCACGCCGTTGGATTTTGCCTATCATATCCACAGCGATATCGGGCACCGCTGCATCGGGGCGAAAATCGGCGGACGTATCGTGCCGTTTACCTACCAACTGCAAATGGGCGATCAGATTGAAATTATCACCCAGAAGCAACCGAACCCGAGCCGTGACTGGCTGAACCCGAATCTGGGGTATATCACCACCAGTCGCGGACGTTCGAAGATTCAGAACTGGTTCCGTAAGCAAGATCGCGACAAGAACATTCTGGCGGGTCGACAGATTTTGGATGACGAACTGGCGCATTTGGGTGTCAGCCTGAAAGCTGCGGAAAAACTGCTGCTGCCACGCTACAACGTGAATTCGCTGGATGAGTTACTGGCCGCTATCGGCGGCGGCGATGTTCGCCTCAACCAGATGGTGAATTTCCTGCAATCGCAGCTAAAACAGCCGAGTGCGGAAGAGCTGGATCGTGAAGCGCTGCGCCAACTGACGCAAAAATCGCATCAGCCTGTGGCACGTAACACGAAGGACAACGGCCGCGTGGTGGTAGAAGGTGTAGGCAATCTAATGCACCACATTGCCCGCTGCTGCCAGCCGATTCCGGGTGATGAGATCACTGGGTTTATCACGCGCGGACGGGGCATTTCGATTCACCGCGCGGACTGTGAACAGTTGGACGAACTGCGTGCCAGTTCGCCGGAACGCATTGTGGATGCGGTATGGGGCGAAAGCTACTCCAGCGGCTATTCGCTGGTGGTGAGGGTGATTGCCAACGATCGTAGCGGGCTGCTGCGCGATATCACCACGATTCTGGCGAATGAGAAGGTTAATGTACTGGGCGTCGCCAGCCGCAGCGACACCAAGCAGCAACTGGCCACGATTGATATGGATATCGAGATCTACAACCTGCAAGTGTTGAGCCGCATTCTGGCGAAGCTCAACCAACTTCCAGATGTGATCGATGCGCGGCGCCAGCAGGGGGCGTAA
- the garR gene encoding 2-hydroxy-3-oxopropionate reductase: MKIGFIGLGIMGKPMSKNLLKAGYSLVVMDRNLDAVAEVVAAGATAATTPKQVAEQCDVIITMLPNSPHVKEVVLGENGVIDGARAGSIVVDMSSIAPLASREIATALAAKEIAMLDAPVSGGEPKAIDGTLSVMVGGDKAQFDRCFEILKSMAGSVVHTGDIGAGNVTKLANQVIVALNIAAMSEALVLATKAGVNPDLVYQAIRGGLAGSTVLDAKAPMVMDRNFKPGFRIDLHIKDLANALDTSHGVGAQLPLTAAVMEMMQALKADDLGSADHSALACYYEKLAKVEVTR; this comes from the coding sequence ATGAAAATTGGTTTTATTGGATTGGGCATCATGGGAAAACCGATGAGTAAAAATCTGCTGAAAGCAGGTTACTCATTAGTCGTGATGGACAGAAATCTGGACGCGGTCGCGGAAGTGGTTGCGGCGGGTGCCACGGCGGCTACAACGCCGAAACAGGTTGCAGAGCAGTGCGATGTCATCATCACCATGCTGCCTAACTCTCCACACGTTAAAGAGGTGGTGCTGGGTGAAAACGGCGTCATCGACGGTGCGCGCGCTGGAAGCATTGTGGTGGATATGAGTTCAATCGCCCCGCTTGCCAGCCGTGAAATTGCGACCGCACTGGCGGCGAAAGAGATCGCTATGCTGGACGCGCCGGTCAGTGGCGGTGAGCCTAAAGCGATCGACGGCACGCTGTCTGTGATGGTCGGTGGCGACAAAGCCCAGTTTGATCGCTGCTTTGAGATTCTGAAATCCATGGCGGGTTCTGTTGTACATACTGGTGATATCGGTGCAGGGAACGTGACCAAACTGGCGAATCAGGTGATTGTGGCGCTGAACATTGCCGCCATGTCCGAGGCGCTTGTGCTGGCGACGAAGGCAGGCGTTAACCCAGATCTGGTTTATCAGGCGATCCGCGGTGGATTGGCGGGCAGCACCGTACTGGATGCGAAAGCGCCGATGGTGATGGATCGTAACTTTAAGCCAGGTTTCCGCATCGATCTGCATATCAAAGATTTGGCGAATGCGCTGGATACCTCACACGGCGTCGGCGCACAGTTGCCGTTAACGGCGGCGGTGATGGAAATGATGCAGGCGCTGAAAGCGGACGATCTGGGATCGGCCGACCACAGTGCGCTGGCGTGTTACTACGAGAAGCTGGCCAAAGTTGAAGTTACGCGATAA
- the barA gene encoding two-component sensor histidine kinase BarA, whose product MTKYSLRARMLILILAPTLMIGLLLSSFFVIHRYNQLQSQLADSGASIIEPLATISAYAITHRQMDTIPALINTLHRRHSAIIRTISVFDARNQLLATTNVRNNVTLQSLSNDVLAHNKLHLHHTNDALILHIPIVNDSEFMPGGTTPVLPSTATPLGYLVIELDTSPIRLQQYQEIFIAALLLLLCLGAAVIFAYRLMRDVTTPIRNMVDTVDRIRRGQLDSRVEGYMLGELDMLKNGINSMAMSLTAYHEEMQQNIDQATYDLRETLEQMEIQNVELDLAKKRAQEAARIKSEFLANMSHELRTPLNGVIGFTRQTLKTPLNTTQTDYLRTIERSANNLLNIINDVLDFSKLEAGKLVLEDIPFSLHNTLDDVVMLLAHTAHEKGLELTLSIQNDVPEQFVGDPLRIQQIITNLLGNAIKFTEQGNIDIRVEKRRQEPHQVQLEVQIRDTGIGIAELQQSQLFQAFRQADTSISRRHGGTGLGLVITQRLVKEMGGDISFQSELNKGSTFWFHITLPLNPHAIPTESAYTMLQGKHLAYVESHPIAAQATLDILSQTPLIVSYSPTFEQLPEGGFDILLLGIPVQYRNSLLDYTPRLRDICRRSPYVILALPSLAQMDAEQLKTFGVHACLSKPLAASRLLPLLHDSTLFQLSFLSDAAAPNQSAMRHPARLPLRVMAVDDNPANLKLIGTLLEEQVETIILCESGQDAIAQAERNQCDIILMDIQMPGMDGICASELIRQIPHHATTPIIAVTAQTMTGEREHLLRSGMDDYLAKPIDEQMLKSVLTRHARRDPLKRYRGDIIGLLSEHNDSQLSLDWALAQQQAANKPELARDLLQMLLDFLPEVQRKIENVLKGQTDDGIIELVHKLHGSCSYSGVPRLQRICRYLEQQLRKGVHASDLEPEWLELLDEIDNVNKAAQPHIKPMHS is encoded by the coding sequence ATGACCAAATACAGTCTTCGTGCACGGATGTTGATACTGATTTTGGCACCGACGCTAATGATCGGGCTGCTGCTGAGTTCGTTCTTCGTGATTCATCGTTACAATCAGTTGCAGTCGCAGTTGGCCGATTCAGGCGCCAGTATCATTGAGCCGCTGGCAACCATCAGCGCTTACGCCATTACCCATCGCCAGATGGACACGATTCCAGCATTAATCAATACGCTTCATCGCCGCCACTCCGCGATTATTCGTACCATTAGCGTGTTCGATGCGCGTAATCAGCTTCTGGCCACCACCAACGTACGCAACAACGTGACATTGCAGTCGCTCAGCAACGATGTACTTGCACACAATAAACTGCACCTGCACCACACGAATGACGCGCTGATTCTGCACATCCCGATCGTCAATGACAGCGAATTCATGCCGGGCGGAACGACTCCGGTGCTGCCCAGTACCGCGACACCTCTCGGCTATCTGGTGATCGAGCTGGATACCAGCCCCATTCGGCTTCAGCAGTATCAGGAAATCTTCATCGCCGCGCTCCTGCTGCTGCTCTGTTTGGGTGCCGCCGTCATCTTTGCCTATCGTCTGATGCGGGATGTCACCACCCCGATTCGTAATATGGTGGATACCGTTGACCGCATTCGCCGTGGGCAGTTGGATAGCCGGGTCGAAGGTTACATGCTCGGCGAGCTGGATATGCTGAAAAACGGCATCAACTCGATGGCGATGTCGCTGACCGCCTACCACGAAGAAATGCAGCAAAATATCGATCAGGCGACCTACGATCTGCGGGAAACACTGGAGCAGATGGAGATCCAAAACGTCGAGTTGGATCTGGCCAAAAAGCGCGCGCAGGAAGCCGCCCGTATCAAGTCTGAGTTTCTGGCAAATATGTCGCACGAACTGAGAACGCCACTAAATGGCGTGATCGGTTTCACCCGCCAGACGTTGAAGACGCCGCTGAACACCACGCAGACGGACTATCTACGCACCATCGAGCGGTCTGCCAATAACTTGCTGAATATTATTAACGATGTGCTGGATTTCTCGAAGCTAGAAGCCGGAAAGCTGGTGCTGGAGGATATTCCGTTCTCCCTGCACAACACGCTGGACGACGTGGTGATGCTGCTGGCGCACACGGCACATGAAAAAGGATTGGAGCTGACGCTCAGTATTCAGAATGACGTGCCCGAACAGTTTGTCGGCGATCCACTGCGGATACAGCAAATCATCACCAACCTGCTGGGCAACGCGATTAAATTTACCGAACAGGGCAATATCGATATTCGGGTGGAGAAGCGCCGGCAGGAACCACATCAGGTGCAGCTAGAGGTGCAAATACGCGATACCGGTATCGGTATCGCCGAGTTGCAGCAATCGCAGTTGTTCCAGGCTTTCCGCCAGGCCGACACCAGTATTTCGCGCCGTCATGGCGGCACGGGTCTCGGGCTGGTCATCACCCAGCGTCTGGTCAAAGAGATGGGTGGCGACATCAGTTTTCAGAGCGAACTCAACAAGGGATCGACCTTCTGGTTCCATATCACGCTGCCGCTCAATCCGCACGCGATACCGACCGAGTCCGCCTACACGATGCTGCAAGGCAAGCATCTGGCGTACGTTGAGTCCCATCCTATTGCCGCACAGGCCACGCTGGACATCCTGAGCCAGACGCCGCTTATCGTGAGCTACAGCCCGACGTTTGAGCAACTGCCGGAAGGGGGATTCGATATCCTGCTGCTCGGTATTCCCGTCCAATATCGCAACTCTCTGCTCGACTACACTCCCAGACTGCGCGATATCTGCCGCCGTTCGCCTTATGTGATTCTGGCGCTGCCCAGCCTCGCGCAAATGGATGCCGAGCAGTTGAAAACCTTCGGCGTACATGCCTGCCTGAGTAAACCGCTCGCCGCGTCACGCCTGCTGCCGCTGTTACACGACAGCACGCTGTTCCAGCTCTCTTTTCTGTCGGATGCCGCCGCACCAAACCAGAGTGCAATGCGACATCCTGCCCGTTTGCCACTGAGGGTGATGGCGGTGGACGACAACCCAGCTAATCTGAAACTGATCGGTACGCTGCTGGAAGAGCAGGTCGAGACGATTATCCTGTGCGAAAGCGGACAAGATGCGATTGCACAGGCAGAACGGAATCAGTGCGACATTATCCTCATGGATATTCAGATGCCGGGTATGGACGGCATTTGCGCCAGCGAATTGATCCGTCAGATCCCTCACCATGCCACCACGCCTATCATTGCGGTGACAGCGCAGACCATGACGGGGGAACGTGAGCATCTGCTGCGTTCGGGTATGGATGACTATTTGGCTAAGCCGATAGACGAACAGATGCTGAAAAGCGTGCTGACACGCCATGCGAGGAGAGATCCGTTGAAGCGCTACCGAGGCGATATCATAGGTTTACTGAGTGAGCACAACGATAGCCAGCTATCGCTCGACTGGGCGCTGGCGCAGCAACAGGCAGCCAACAAACCGGAACTGGCGCGCGACCTGCTGCAAATGCTGTTGGATTTCTTGCCAGAGGTTCAGCGGAAGATAGAAAACGTGCTGAAGGGGCAGACGGATGATGGCATCATCGAGCTGGTTCATAAACTGCACGGCAGTTGCAGCTACAGCGGCGTCCCGCGTCTGCAACGCATCTGCCGCTATCTGGAACAACAGTTGCGTAAAGGCGTTCACGCCAGCGATCTGGAACCCGAATGGCTAGAGCTGCTGGACGAAATAGACAACGTCAACAAAGCCGCCCAGCCGCATATCAAACCGATGCATTCGTAA